A window of the Tunturibacter empetritectus genome harbors these coding sequences:
- the coxB gene encoding cytochrome c oxidase subunit II yields the protein MHISPVLWQFLVKWLNASALFPREASTIAPYADALYFFLLLITVVGLVLVGVLVFGFSIRYRKEKHPVAVQVEGSTLLEATWTIIPLALFLIVFVWGALLYFRIYNPPTNAMNIYVVGKQWMWKAEHPGGQHEINALHVPTGRPVQLTMISQDVFHSFSIPDFRVKREVIPGRYSTVWFQATTPGTYHIFCTQYCGTNHSAMIGEVTVLSPDDYDKWTQESTSGMSLAQNGERLFASMGCNACHSGSAAARGPNLAGVYGSKLQLASGSQVLVNDAYLRDSILNPSQHITAGYAPIMPTYQGQISEDGLIDLVEYIKAMQNNYRVQQTLTTSQSNQAAPTTPGTVKP from the coding sequence ATGCATATCAGTCCAGTCCTGTGGCAATTTTTGGTGAAGTGGCTCAACGCTTCGGCGCTCTTTCCGCGCGAGGCATCGACCATCGCGCCCTACGCTGACGCGCTCTACTTCTTCCTGCTGTTGATCACGGTGGTTGGTCTGGTGCTGGTAGGCGTCCTGGTCTTCGGCTTCTCGATTCGCTATCGCAAGGAGAAGCACCCGGTCGCGGTCCAGGTGGAGGGCTCGACGCTGCTTGAGGCGACCTGGACCATCATTCCTCTCGCTCTGTTCCTGATTGTGTTTGTCTGGGGCGCATTGTTGTACTTCCGCATCTACAATCCTCCGACCAATGCGATGAATATCTATGTGGTCGGCAAGCAGTGGATGTGGAAGGCGGAGCATCCCGGCGGCCAGCACGAGATCAACGCGCTGCATGTGCCAACCGGCCGTCCCGTGCAGTTGACGATGATCTCGCAGGATGTATTTCACAGCTTTTCTATTCCCGACTTCCGCGTAAAGCGCGAGGTGATTCCGGGGCGCTACTCGACGGTCTGGTTCCAGGCCACAACTCCGGGAACTTACCATATCTTCTGCACGCAATATTGCGGGACGAATCACTCGGCGATGATTGGCGAAGTCACTGTATTAAGTCCGGATGACTACGACAAGTGGACACAGGAGTCCACCAGCGGGATGTCGCTAGCTCAAAATGGCGAGAGACTCTTTGCCAGTATGGGGTGCAACGCATGCCATTCGGGAAGTGCTGCGGCGCGTGGGCCAAATCTTGCGGGTGTTTACGGCTCGAAGCTACAACTGGCCAGCGGGTCGCAGGTTCTGGTCAACGATGCGTATCTCCGTGACTCGATCCTGAATCCTTCGCAACATATTACGGCTGGATATGCGCCGATTATGCCGACCTATCAGGGACAGATCAGTGAAGACGGCCTGATCGATCTGGTCGAGTACATCAAAGCTATGCAGAACAACTACCGTGTGCAGCAGACGCTGACCACGTCACAGTCGAACCAAGCGGCGCCGACAACGCCAGGGACGGTGAAGCCATGA
- a CDS encoding cytochrome c oxidase subunit 3, protein MDNAIVATHPHTHETAVAAEHEHVVLPQHRHHFETKEQQREAATFGMWLFLLTEIMFFGGLFFAYLLYRNWYHDAFVVSSNQLSIPLGAANTAILISSGFFMALGVWAAEVQKKGLLVLFLVLTTFFGVAFLGIKAVEYHEKWEKHHIPGAHFDVSEFINPQAYGLKEKPLAPDMAQKTQVFFFLYFAMTGMHAFHMILGIGLLFWLTWRANRGEFSSGYVAPIENFGLYWHFVDIVWLFLFPLLYLINRHPGS, encoded by the coding sequence TTGGATAATGCGATCGTAGCTACGCATCCACACACGCACGAGACTGCGGTTGCGGCAGAACATGAGCACGTCGTTCTGCCACAGCACCGCCATCACTTTGAGACGAAGGAGCAGCAGCGCGAGGCTGCCACATTCGGCATGTGGCTGTTTCTGCTGACTGAGATCATGTTCTTTGGTGGTTTGTTTTTCGCCTACCTGCTGTACCGCAACTGGTACCATGATGCGTTCGTCGTGTCTTCCAATCAGCTCAGTATTCCTTTGGGCGCGGCTAACACCGCTATCCTTATCAGCTCGGGGTTCTTTATGGCGCTCGGGGTGTGGGCTGCGGAGGTGCAGAAGAAGGGGCTTCTTGTTCTTTTTCTGGTGCTCACGACCTTCTTTGGGGTCGCCTTTCTCGGGATCAAAGCGGTTGAGTATCACGAGAAGTGGGAGAAGCATCACATCCCAGGCGCACACTTTGATGTCTCCGAGTTCATCAATCCCCAGGCGTATGGATTGAAGGAGAAGCCGCTCGCACCGGATATGGCACAGAAGACGCAGGTCTTCTTCTTTCTCTATTTTGCGATGACGGGCATGCACGCGTTCCACATGATCCTGGGAATCGGGCTTTTGTTCTGGCTTACATGGCGTGCCAATCGGGGGGAGTTCTCGTCAGGATATGTCGCGCCTATCGAAAACTTCGGATTGTATTGGCACTTCGTGGATATTGTCTGGCTCTTTCTGTTCCCATTGCTTTATCTGATCAACCGACACCCCGGCTCCTAG
- a CDS encoding cytochrome c oxidase subunit I, with protein sequence MSATHTIVNLPDQRTATLPKRNYLNNEDGLLSWLFTGDHKRIAILYLISITFFFFIGGAFAGLIRLELLTPQPDLVASDTYNKFFSMHGIIMIFLFLVPSVPATLGNFLIPIMIGAKDLAFPKVNLLSWYLYWIGGLFTMAALVLGGVDTGWTFTTPLSTHYLNTHVVTAATGVFIIGFSSIFTGLNFIVTIHRMRAPGMTWFRMPLFCWSNYAASILMVLGTPVLAITLVLVALERLVGIGVFDPTKGGDPLLFQHLFWFYSHPAVYIMILPGMGVISEVISTFSRKRVFGYTAVAFSSVAIALFGFFVWAHHMFIMGVSNYSALVFSLLTMLVAVPSAIKIFNWAFTLQKGSITFETPMLYAFGFLGLFTIGGMTGVFLGALGMDIHLTETYFIVAHFHFVMVGGMLMAFLAGIHFWWPKMTGRMYPESLSKLAAVTTFIGFNLTFLPQFILGYLGMPRRYHAYPPEFQVLNVLSTAGATVLGVGYMLPLLYLGWSLKYGAIAGNNPWQATGLEWQIQSPPLTENFIETPVVDHEAYDYEWLAHKTAQEVTTVG encoded by the coding sequence ATGAGTGCAACCCATACAATAGTCAACTTGCCTGATCAGAGAACGGCTACGCTTCCGAAGCGTAACTATTTGAACAATGAGGATGGGCTGCTCAGCTGGTTGTTTACTGGTGACCACAAGCGCATTGCGATCCTATATCTGATCTCGATCACGTTCTTCTTCTTCATCGGGGGTGCGTTTGCGGGTCTCATCAGGCTTGAACTGCTGACACCACAACCCGATCTAGTGGCTTCAGATACATACAATAAGTTTTTCTCCATGCACGGCATTATCATGATCTTTCTCTTTCTGGTTCCGTCGGTGCCGGCGACCTTGGGGAACTTTCTGATACCGATTATGATCGGCGCGAAGGACCTGGCGTTTCCAAAAGTGAATCTGCTGAGTTGGTACCTGTACTGGATTGGCGGGTTGTTTACCATGGCCGCGTTGGTTCTGGGTGGTGTCGATACGGGCTGGACATTCACGACTCCTCTGTCGACGCATTATCTGAATACCCATGTGGTGACAGCCGCTACAGGAGTTTTCATCATTGGATTTTCGTCAATCTTCACTGGATTGAACTTCATCGTTACAATCCACCGGATGCGGGCGCCAGGCATGACGTGGTTCCGTATGCCGCTTTTTTGCTGGTCAAACTACGCCGCGTCGATTCTGATGGTGCTTGGAACGCCGGTTCTGGCGATCACGCTGGTTCTCGTTGCTCTCGAGAGGCTGGTCGGGATTGGCGTCTTCGATCCGACTAAGGGCGGCGATCCGCTACTGTTTCAGCATCTTTTCTGGTTCTATTCTCACCCTGCGGTATACATCATGATTCTGCCGGGTATGGGTGTGATCTCTGAGGTGATTAGTACCTTTAGTCGCAAGCGGGTGTTCGGTTATACGGCGGTCGCATTCTCGTCTGTGGCGATTGCTCTGTTCGGTTTCTTTGTCTGGGCTCACCACATGTTCATCATGGGTGTGTCGAACTACTCGGCACTCGTGTTCTCTCTGCTGACTATGCTTGTGGCGGTACCTTCTGCAATCAAGATCTTCAACTGGGCGTTTACGCTGCAGAAGGGATCGATCACCTTTGAGACTCCGATGCTCTATGCGTTTGGGTTTCTGGGGCTGTTCACGATTGGTGGTATGACGGGAGTATTTCTGGGTGCCCTGGGCATGGACATCCATCTGACAGAGACGTACTTCATTGTTGCTCACTTTCACTTTGTGATGGTGGGTGGGATGTTGATGGCGTTTCTTGCGGGTATCCACTTCTGGTGGCCGAAGATGACCGGGCGTATGTATCCTGAGTCGCTCTCCAAGCTTGCCGCGGTAACGACCTTTATCGGATTCAACCTGACCTTCCTGCCGCAGTTCATTCTTGGCTACCTGGGAATGCCACGGCGCTACCATGCATATCCGCCCGAGTTCCAGGTGCTCAATGTACTGTCAACTGCGGGAGCTACCGTACTCGGTGTCGGTTATATGTTGCCGCTGCTGTACCTGGGGTGGTCGCTGAAGTATGGTGCGATTGCAGGCAATAATCCATGGCAGGCCACCGGACTGGAGTGGCAGATTCAGTCGCCACCGCTGACAGAAAACTTTATCGAGACGCCCGTCGTTGATCATGAAGCTTATGACTACGAATGGCTCGCCCACAAGACTGCACAAGAGGTGACGACCGTTGGATAA
- a CDS encoding c-type cytochrome: MTSRRLGLATAALSLLVVTGCRQDMHNQPKFYPQRGTDFYADGRSVRPQVEDTVARNQLHEDAYFYTGLVNGKEGDGMPFPATMQVLERGQERYNVYCTPCHSRVGNGIGMIVQRGYSKAGSFHSARLETAPLGHFFHVISNGYGSMPDYSAQIVPADRWAIVAYIKALQLSQKATQADVASGSHVESLASIAEREGLPASFADEWVLPPTAVTGTPDNGLYVLPVTGAGAAGTTAAAPSRNNAAAPAASAGQTAPKQ, encoded by the coding sequence TTGACATCCCGACGCCTTGGCCTCGCCACTGCAGCATTGTCTCTGCTGGTGGTGACGGGCTGCCGTCAGGATATGCATAATCAGCCGAAGTTTTACCCGCAACGTGGCACAGACTTCTATGCGGATGGCCGTTCGGTGCGTCCGCAGGTCGAGGATACGGTTGCTCGGAATCAGCTCCATGAAGATGCCTACTTTTATACCGGGCTGGTAAATGGAAAAGAGGGTGATGGTATGCCCTTCCCGGCGACCATGCAGGTGCTCGAGCGGGGGCAGGAGCGTTACAACGTCTACTGCACGCCGTGCCACTCGCGGGTTGGCAATGGGATTGGAATGATTGTGCAGCGCGGGTACTCGAAGGCTGGCAGCTTTCATTCGGCTCGGCTCGAGACTGCTCCGCTCGGACACTTCTTCCATGTGATCTCGAATGGGTATGGTTCCATGCCTGATTATTCGGCGCAGATCGTGCCGGCGGATCGCTGGGCGATTGTCGCTTATATCAAGGCACTGCAGCTGAGCCAGAAGGCGACGCAGGCTGACGTGGCGTCCGGATCTCATGTTGAGTCGCTTGCCAGCATCGCCGAACGGGAGGGTTTGCCGGCCTCCTTCGCCGATGAGTGGGTGCTACCGCCAACGGCTGTGACGGGCACGCCCGACAATGGACTTTATGTGCTCCCTGTCACAGGAGCCGGAGCTGCTGGAACTACGGCGGCTGCTCCATCACGAAACAACGCAGCTGCGCCGGCGGCGTCTGCCGGACAAACCGCACCGAAGCAGTAA
- a CDS encoding SCO family protein: MRYGRTIRGGWQAAIFCCALLSAPLFAQVTSYGDKQSGDNSGDQLPQVLQKVGVSQHLNQQLPLDASFVDDTGKTVKLGDYFGKHPAILSLVYYNCPMLCSEELDGLTGALEMVKLAPGKDFDVVIISIDPSETPETAAAKKAFYVKRYGRPETASGWHFLTGQRPAIDAVTNAVGFGYVKVPGPDGKLTQFAHASSIEIVTTDGKLAQYYLGVEYSPKDILLGLIDASGNKIGSPVANILTYCYHYDPQTNKQSLRIARVVQLGGIVTVAGLGGFMFLMFRKDVNSAREHDLTKKETDKG; encoded by the coding sequence ATGAGATACGGGCGGACAATTCGGGGTGGGTGGCAGGCGGCAATTTTCTGCTGCGCGCTGTTGAGCGCCCCCCTGTTTGCCCAAGTCACAAGCTACGGGGATAAGCAGAGTGGCGATAACTCCGGCGATCAGCTGCCGCAGGTGCTGCAGAAGGTTGGGGTTTCGCAGCATCTGAACCAACAGCTTCCACTGGACGCTTCGTTTGTGGACGACACAGGGAAGACTGTAAAGCTGGGTGACTACTTTGGAAAACATCCCGCGATTCTTTCGCTGGTCTATTACAACTGCCCCATGTTGTGCTCTGAGGAGCTGGACGGACTGACCGGTGCGTTGGAGATGGTGAAGCTCGCGCCTGGGAAAGATTTCGATGTGGTCATCATCAGCATCGACCCCAGCGAGACGCCGGAGACTGCAGCTGCGAAGAAGGCTTTTTATGTAAAGCGTTATGGGCGCCCCGAGACGGCTTCCGGCTGGCACTTCCTTACAGGGCAGCGTCCGGCGATTGATGCGGTGACGAATGCGGTCGGGTTTGGATATGTCAAGGTTCCGGGACCCGATGGCAAGCTGACGCAGTTTGCTCACGCCAGTTCGATTGAGATTGTTACGACAGACGGAAAGCTGGCGCAGTACTACCTCGGCGTGGAGTACTCCCCGAAGGACATACTGCTGGGCTTGATCGATGCTTCGGGCAACAAGATTGGTTCTCCGGTTGCGAACATTTTGACCTACTGCTATCACTACGATCCGCAGACGAACAAGCAATCCCTAAGAATCGCCCGCGTGGTGCAGCTCGGCGGGATCGTAACGGTGGCAGGGCTTGGCGGATTCATGTTTTTGATGTTCCGGAAAGATGTCAACTCCGCGCGCGAACACGACCTGACTAAGAAAGAAACGGATAAAGGGTAA
- a CDS encoding cytochrome C oxidase subunit IV family protein has product MSEYHDPSNVINPEHADHHIITPVTYGIVFATLLVFTGITVGAAYVDLGIFNPVVALAIASFKAVVVILFFMHVKYQSNLIKLTVAAGFFTFLVLITMTMSDYISRAWGLW; this is encoded by the coding sequence ATGTCCGAGTATCACGATCCGTCGAATGTAATCAATCCGGAACACGCCGATCATCACATCATCACGCCGGTGACCTATGGAATTGTTTTTGCCACCTTGCTGGTCTTTACCGGGATTACGGTAGGCGCGGCCTATGTCGATCTAGGGATCTTCAATCCAGTCGTCGCGCTAGCTATTGCGAGCTTTAAGGCTGTCGTCGTGATTCTGTTTTTCATGCACGTCAAGTATCAGTCCAACCTAATTAAGCTGACGGTTGCCGCTGGATTTTTTACCTTTTTGGTATTGATCACCATGACGATGAGCGACTACATCAGCCGGGCGTGGGGACTCTGGTAA
- a CDS encoding deoxyribodipyrimidine photo-lyase: MSIAGSSLSQELLSWSKNSRVTMRRDGLPDPNGKCVVYWMQRAQRGIDNHAVDLAAKIANLLGLPLVVYFAGISNFPHANLRHYVFLNQGLPDIEVDLAARNISFVMRRAPRESHEQLLSDVHAAFLIGDENPMRVPEQWRKDLASKIKIPFWTVDTDVVVPSKLMEKAQYGAYTIRPRLYRLLPEYLHPYENVPVERAWKRPRAFYADSVHEDMTRDWKDLDRSVLPVEAWKGGTHAALRRLKLFTGELLEDYDTQRNHPETDGTSCMSPYLHYGHVGPITIALAVEAASKANPKLKPARDSYFNELIAWRELAVNFVRYTPSYDSPDCAEHWAKTTIAEHARDEREHLYTLRQLEDAHTYDDLWNAAQIQMVRYGWMHNYLRMYWAKKILEWTPDVATAMKYSIYLNDKYFLDGRDPNGYAGIAWAILGKFDRAWGTRPIFGKIRYMSGASTGKKFDSKEYMRQMKVLPQQGSLAF; this comes from the coding sequence ATGTCCATTGCCGGATCGTCTTTGTCGCAAGAGTTGCTTAGCTGGTCAAAAAACTCCCGTGTGACGATGCGGCGAGATGGACTGCCGGACCCCAACGGCAAATGTGTTGTGTACTGGATGCAAAGGGCGCAGCGAGGCATCGATAATCATGCTGTCGATCTCGCCGCTAAAATCGCGAACCTGCTTGGCCTCCCGCTTGTAGTTTATTTTGCAGGAATCTCTAACTTTCCCCACGCGAATCTACGGCACTATGTCTTTCTCAATCAGGGGTTGCCGGATATCGAGGTTGACCTTGCGGCGCGAAATATCTCGTTTGTTATGCGCCGTGCGCCGCGTGAATCGCACGAGCAGCTGTTGTCTGATGTACATGCCGCGTTTTTGATTGGGGATGAAAATCCAATGCGCGTCCCGGAGCAGTGGCGCAAGGATTTGGCCTCGAAGATCAAGATTCCGTTCTGGACTGTCGATACGGATGTTGTCGTTCCTTCGAAGCTGATGGAAAAGGCTCAGTATGGGGCATACACAATTCGGCCGCGCTTATACCGCCTTCTGCCGGAGTATCTACACCCCTACGAAAATGTTCCTGTGGAACGCGCATGGAAACGACCTCGGGCATTTTATGCCGACTCCGTTCATGAGGACATGACGCGCGACTGGAAGGACCTCGATCGTAGCGTTCTGCCTGTTGAAGCGTGGAAGGGGGGGACTCATGCTGCGCTTCGGCGTCTCAAACTTTTTACGGGAGAGCTTCTGGAAGATTACGACACGCAGCGGAATCATCCAGAGACGGATGGAACTTCCTGCATGTCGCCTTATCTGCACTATGGACATGTCGGTCCCATCACGATTGCGCTTGCCGTAGAAGCGGCTTCGAAGGCGAACCCGAAGTTAAAGCCTGCGCGCGACAGCTACTTCAACGAACTGATTGCCTGGCGCGAACTGGCGGTCAACTTCGTGCGCTACACGCCGAGCTACGATTCGCCTGATTGCGCTGAGCACTGGGCAAAGACGACGATTGCCGAGCACGCCCGCGATGAACGAGAGCATTTGTATACGCTTCGCCAACTGGAAGATGCACATACCTATGACGACCTTTGGAATGCGGCCCAGATTCAGATGGTTCGATATGGCTGGATGCATAACTACCTGCGAATGTACTGGGCAAAGAAGATCCTGGAGTGGACGCCTGACGTCGCCACGGCGATGAAGTACTCCATCTATCTCAACGACAAGTATTTTCTCGATGGCCGTGACCCGAACGGATACGCGGGGATTGCCTGGGCGATTTTGGGGAAGTTCGATCGTGCCTGGGGAACGCGGCCTATCTTTGGCAAGATTCGATATATGTCCGGAGCGTCGACGGGAAAGAAGTTCGATTCGAAAGAGTACATGCGGCAGATGAAGGTCCTGCCACAGCAGGGGTCGCTGGCATTTTAG
- the nrfD gene encoding NrfD/PsrC family molybdoenzyme membrane anchor subunit — protein sequence MATKGPMQDPSVDPMIDPRTGEYAVIAPGHNFKSVTQKIAGIVLTSNTPLGWFFGLMVGGGVAMGVVVGCTWLFLKGVGIWGVTIPGAWGFAIINFVWWIGIGHAGTLISAILLLFKQTWRNSINRFAEAMTIFAVVCAGTFPLIHVGRPWLAYWLFPYPNTMNVWPQFRSPLAWDVFAVSTYASISIIFWYIGMIPDFGTLRDRATMPAAKYFYGMLSLGWRGSTRHWIRYESASLLLAGLSTPLVLSVHTVISFDFAVAALAGWHTTIFPPYFVAGAVYSGFAMVLTLAIPIRKFYHMEDLVTLRHLDNMAKVMLATGSIVAYGYGMEVFMAWYSASHWEFFMMWNRMFGPMGWAYWILILTNIAIPLTTLWSRKLRVNVTFLFILSLIVNTGMWFERFVIVVTSLYREYLPSSWGTYRATKWDYMIYVGTMGLFTFLFFLFVRFLPMIPMSEIRMMLPQTKVTPGGANAETISEESA from the coding sequence ATGGCGACTAAAGGACCCATGCAGGACCCGAGCGTCGATCCCATGATCGACCCGCGTACCGGCGAATACGCGGTAATCGCGCCGGGCCATAACTTCAAGTCGGTGACGCAGAAGATTGCGGGTATCGTGCTGACGTCGAACACTCCGCTGGGCTGGTTCTTTGGCCTGATGGTAGGCGGTGGCGTGGCCATGGGCGTGGTGGTCGGCTGTACCTGGCTGTTCCTGAAGGGCGTCGGAATCTGGGGCGTCACGATTCCGGGCGCATGGGGATTCGCCATCATCAACTTTGTGTGGTGGATCGGTATCGGCCACGCGGGCACGCTGATCTCGGCGATTCTGCTGCTGTTCAAGCAGACCTGGCGTAACTCGATCAACCGGTTTGCTGAGGCGATGACGATCTTTGCCGTGGTCTGCGCAGGAACGTTTCCTCTAATTCACGTTGGTCGCCCGTGGTTGGCGTACTGGCTCTTCCCTTACCCGAACACAATGAACGTGTGGCCGCAGTTCCGCAGCCCGCTGGCCTGGGACGTTTTTGCGGTTTCGACGTATGCCTCGATCTCGATCATCTTCTGGTATATCGGAATGATTCCCGACTTTGGGACACTGCGCGACCGGGCTACGATGCCGGCGGCGAAGTACTTCTATGGGATGCTGTCGCTGGGCTGGCGTGGTTCGACCCGACACTGGATCCGCTATGAGTCAGCTTCCCTGCTGTTGGCTGGCCTTTCAACGCCACTGGTGCTCTCGGTGCATACGGTCATCAGCTTCGACTTCGCGGTGGCGGCGCTGGCGGGGTGGCATACGACGATCTTCCCGCCATACTTCGTTGCCGGTGCAGTGTACTCGGGTTTTGCCATGGTGCTGACGCTGGCGATTCCGATCCGCAAGTTCTACCACATGGAAGATCTGGTGACGCTGCGGCACCTGGACAACATGGCGAAGGTGATGCTGGCGACGGGTTCGATTGTGGCTTACGGCTACGGCATGGAGGTCTTCATGGCGTGGTATTCGGCCAGCCACTGGGAGTTCTTCATGATGTGGAACCGTATGTTCGGGCCGATGGGCTGGGCGTACTGGATCCTGATCCTGACTAACATCGCGATTCCGCTGACGACGCTCTGGTCGCGCAAGCTGCGGGTGAATGTGACGTTCCTGTTTATCCTGTCGCTCATCGTGAATACGGGTATGTGGTTTGAGCGCTTTGTCATCGTGGTTACCAGCCTCTACCGCGAGTATCTGCCTTCGAGCTGGGGTACCTACCGCGCGACGAAGTGGGACTACATGATTTACGTGGGAACGATGGGCCTGTTTACGTTCCTGTTCTTCCTGTTTGTTCGGTTCCTGCCGATGATTCCGATGTCCGAGATTCGAATGATGCTGCCGCAGACGAAGGTAACGCCTGGCGGAGCCAATGCCGAAACGATCAGTGAGGAGTCCGCCTAA
- a CDS encoding DUF3341 domain-containing protein, whose translation MPPREGIYGMLAEFNTPSELVYATQEAHRAGYRRMECYTPYPVEEAAEALHFHKTRVPMVCLIGGLMGVTTAFLMETWINVWAYPLNIAGRPLFSWPAFIIPAYEWTILFAGFSAALGMLALNGLPQLYHPVFNAPNFRNGATTDKFFLCLEAVDPKFSLSETRTFLEQFPAVSVVEVDH comes from the coding sequence ATGCCGCCGCGCGAAGGAATTTACGGAATGCTGGCCGAGTTTAATACGCCCAGCGAGTTAGTGTATGCGACTCAAGAGGCGCATCGTGCGGGCTATCGACGCATGGAGTGCTACACGCCGTATCCGGTGGAAGAGGCGGCTGAGGCGCTGCACTTCCATAAGACGCGGGTGCCGATGGTGTGCCTGATCGGTGGCTTGATGGGAGTAACGACGGCGTTTCTGATGGAGACCTGGATCAATGTGTGGGCGTATCCGTTGAATATCGCCGGCCGGCCGTTATTTTCCTGGCCTGCGTTTATTATTCCCGCCTACGAGTGGACGATTTTATTCGCCGGTTTTTCGGCGGCTCTCGGAATGCTCGCACTGAATGGTCTGCCGCAGCTTTATCATCCGGTCTTCAACGCGCCGAACTTCAGGAATGGCGCGACGACCGATAAGTTCTTCCTGTGTCTCGAGGCGGTTGATCCGAAGTTCTCGTTGAGCGAGACGCGGACGTTTCTTGAGCAGTTCCCTGCGGTCTCCGTGGTGGAGGTGGATCATTAA